The following proteins are encoded in a genomic region of Limanda limanda chromosome 22, fLimLim1.1, whole genome shotgun sequence:
- the LOC132995981 gene encoding acidic leucine-rich nuclear phosphoprotein 32 family member D-like: MDMKKRVSLELRHRSPTEVQELVLDNCRSSEGKIEGITEEFSNLELLSLINVGLTSAADLPKLDKLKKLELSDNRISGGLEVLAERLVNLTHLNLSGNKFKDISTLEPLKKLPQLKSLDLFNCEVTNLADYRESIFKLLPQLTYLDGYDIDDCEASDSDGEGDGLEDEEEGDSEDFEEEEEDDEEDVVAVEEDDDDDSADEEEGEVNGDVDSEDDDEDEDDEDDDDEDSSPAKGEKRKRDPEEDEDDDDEDED; encoded by the exons GTGCAGGAGCTGGTTCTGGACAACTGTCGCTCCAGCGAAGGGAAGATCGAGGGCATCACGGAGGAGTTCTCCAACCTGGAGCTGCTGAGCCTCATCAACGTGGGCCTGACCAGCGCCGCCGACCTGCCCAAGCTGGACAAGCTGAAGAAG CTGGAGCTCAGTGACAACCGGATATCCGGCGGCCTGGAGGTCCTGGCCGAGCGGCTGGTGAATCTAACGCACCTCAACCTCAGCGGGAACAAGTTCAAAGATATCAGCACCCTGGAGCCCCTG aaAAAGCTGCCCCAGCTGAAGAGTCTGGATCTGTTTAACTGTGAAGTGACGAACTTGGCCGACTACCGAGAGTCCATCTTCAAGCTCCTCCCCCAGCTCACCTACCTGGACGGCTACGACATCGACGACTGCGAAGCGTCGGACTCGGACGGCGAGGGCGACGGCCTCGAGGACGAAGAAG AGGGAGACTCGGAGGactttgaggaagaggaggaggacgatgaagagGACGTTGTGGCGGTTGAAGAAGATGATGACGACGACAGCGCTGACGAAGAG GAAGGGGAAGTGAACGGAGACGTGGACAGTGAGGACGATGACGAGGATGAAGACGACGAGGATGACGATG ACGAGGACTCGTCTCCGGccaaaggagagaagaggaaaagggatccagaggaagatgaggacgACGACGACGAAGATGAAGATTAA